The Deltaproteobacteria bacterium genome window below encodes:
- a CDS encoding DUF2294 domain-containing protein — protein MNGRSKGEIEGEVSKLIVQFEKEYMGRGPSEVRTHVVEDMVLVRLKGVLTRAEQKLISGQDGTELIKKLRATLLENTKEPLYEGIKSITNLEVITFHTDISTVSGEKVIIFTLSDDLEKKLRKF, from the coding sequence ATGAACGGAAGGTCTAAAGGTGAGATTGAGGGAGAAGTCAGCAAGCTAATTGTACAGTTTGAAAAAGAATATATGGGGAGGGGGCCATCGGAGGTTAGAACTCATGTTGTTGAAGACATGGTTCTTGTGCGCTTGAAAGGTGTTCTTACAAGAGCCGAGCAGAAATTGATTAGTGGTCAGGATGGTACGGAACTGATCAAAAAGTTGAGAGCCACACTTCTGGAAAATACCAAGGAACCTCTCTATGAAGGTATCAAATCGATAACAAATCTGGAGGTCATTACATTTCATACTGATATCAGTACAGTAAGTGGGGAAAAGGTAATTATCTTTACACTTTCTGATGATCTTGAAAAGAAACTGAGAAAATTTTAA